Proteins from a genomic interval of Rosa chinensis cultivar Old Blush chromosome 2, RchiOBHm-V2, whole genome shotgun sequence:
- the LOC112184434 gene encoding uncharacterized protein LOC112184434 — MEVLGIEVWQSIDVLKFGSISGSISNSSSLEAFVIPKECRKLVISSAANKWRDFKSKLTKKYIIPFIDTPELLENPPDDYRCINKEHWEQFVAERISDAFQELREAQIEKRKENKYPHRMARKGNANLQEELSATIPIEELDRATMWVKARQDKNGNFKAVEVQETANKIQKLKQKESDGSITTQGSDDVLTLALGRPEHPVGNEVKYGLHSQ; from the exons ATGGAAGTTTTGGGTATAGAAGTTTGG CAAAGCATAGACGTCCTCAAGTTTGGTTCGATTTCTGGTTCGATTTCGAATTCTtcaagcttg GAGGCATTTGTGATTCCTAAAGAATGTAGGAAATTGGTGATATCATCCGCTGCAAACAAATGGCGGGATTTCAAAAGCAAACTGACTAAAAAGTACATTATACCTTTTATCGATACACCTGAGCTGTTGGAAAATCCTCCAGATGACTATCGATGCATTAACAAGGAACATTGGGAACAATTTGTTGCTGAAAGGATTTCTGATGCATTTCAG GAGCTGCGTGaagcccaaatagaaaaaagaaaggaaaacaagTATCCTCACCGTATGGCGCGTAAAGGAAACGCTAATTTACAAGAAGAATTG TCTGCGACAATCCCGATAGAGGAACTCGATCGTGCCACAATGTGGGTGAAAGCACGGCAAGACAAAAATGGTAACTTCAAAGCAGTTGAGGTGCAGGAGACAGCCAATAAAATT CAAAAGTTAAAGCAGAAAGAGTCTGATGGATCGATTACCACACAAGGTTCTGATGATGTGCTCACTTTGGCGTTGGGGAGACCCGAGCATCCTG TGGGGAACGAGGTCAAATATGGTTTACACAGtcaatga